One Deefgea tanakiae genomic region harbors:
- the fliF gene encoding flagellar basal-body MS-ring/collar protein FliF: MAEAGVATDNTIVRAGNIGGLRERFNEMPAARKMIAMVMVAVIIAAVVGSLLWSREPAYRILFSNLPDKDGGAVVQSLEQLKIPYKLDAGTISVPADKIYDIRLKLAAQGLPKAANTGFELIDNQKFGVSQFAEQVNYQRAVEGELVRSIESISSVEKARVHLATPKQTVFLRDQQKPSASIVLTLHPGRTLDGGQIAGIIHLVSSSIPGLPVSNVTVVDQDGNLLSRSADLMNKGTLDQRQLQYVNLVERGFVERLETILAPIVGKGNVRAEVTAQIDFSEVEQTSETFKPNSPPNAAAIRSQQSLEQSGRSSEDAAMGVPGALSNQPPGAATAPITAPVASAASGVVATAATNLRKEGTTNFEVDKTIQHVRQSVGNVKRLSAAVVLNYKAGKDKDGKLSYVPFTPAEMTQINNLVREAIGFNKERGDSVNVVNAAFAESMPLEEKPLQDRALSYVQSNGPDVLKAFVILVAVFYLLFFIVRPLMKDITRSREDARTMELDLGEMPVGDHFSADSGSKSESEEDQQKMSAFADLLQQAKELAKNDPRMVATILREWMANASDDKADPNKIS, from the coding sequence ATGGCAGAAGCGGGCGTCGCGACAGATAACACCATAGTTAGAGCAGGAAATATCGGTGGGCTGCGTGAGCGCTTCAACGAGATGCCTGCTGCCCGAAAAATGATCGCGATGGTGATGGTGGCGGTGATTATCGCAGCCGTGGTTGGATCATTACTGTGGTCACGTGAACCGGCTTATCGAATTTTATTTTCCAATTTGCCAGATAAAGACGGCGGCGCCGTTGTACAGTCTTTAGAGCAACTCAAAATCCCGTACAAACTTGATGCGGGCACCATTTCAGTTCCTGCCGATAAAATTTATGATATCCGTTTGAAGTTGGCCGCTCAAGGCCTGCCAAAAGCCGCTAATACTGGCTTTGAGTTGATTGATAATCAAAAGTTTGGTGTTTCTCAATTTGCTGAGCAAGTTAATTATCAGCGCGCTGTTGAAGGTGAATTGGTGCGCTCGATTGAGAGTATCTCTTCAGTAGAAAAAGCCCGTGTTCATTTAGCAACGCCAAAGCAAACGGTTTTTTTGCGTGATCAGCAGAAACCATCGGCATCGATTGTTTTGACTTTACATCCAGGGCGTACGCTCGATGGTGGTCAAATCGCCGGCATTATTCATTTGGTTTCATCGAGTATTCCAGGCTTGCCTGTTAGCAACGTAACCGTTGTTGATCAAGATGGTAATTTACTTTCTCGCTCAGCGGATTTAATGAATAAAGGTACGTTAGATCAGCGGCAATTACAGTATGTCAATCTGGTTGAGCGTGGCTTTGTTGAGCGCCTAGAAACTATTTTGGCACCGATTGTCGGTAAAGGGAATGTTCGCGCCGAAGTGACGGCACAAATTGATTTTTCTGAAGTTGAGCAGACGTCGGAAACCTTCAAACCCAATTCTCCTCCCAACGCAGCGGCAATTCGTAGCCAGCAGTCTTTAGAGCAAAGTGGCCGCTCCTCAGAGGATGCTGCAATGGGGGTGCCGGGGGCGTTGTCGAATCAGCCGCCGGGTGCTGCGACAGCGCCGATTACTGCGCCTGTTGCATCAGCAGCAAGTGGCGTTGTCGCTACAGCAGCGACCAACTTACGCAAAGAAGGCACAACTAACTTCGAGGTCGATAAAACCATTCAGCATGTTCGCCAATCAGTGGGTAATGTAAAGCGTCTATCCGCAGCGGTGGTATTGAACTACAAGGCAGGCAAAGATAAAGATGGCAAATTATCCTATGTTCCGTTTACGCCCGCTGAAATGACGCAAATTAACAATTTGGTTCGTGAAGCTATTGGCTTTAACAAAGAGCGTGGTGATTCGGTCAATGTGGTGAATGCGGCTTTTGCCGAATCGATGCCATTGGAAGAAAAACCATTGCAAGATCGCGCGCTCAGCTATGTGCAAAGCAATGGCCCCGATGTGCTGAAAGCGTTTGTGATTCTGGTTGCGGTATTCTATTTACTCTTCTTTATCGTACGTCCGTTGATGAAAGATATTACGCGCTCACGTGAAGACGCGCGTACCATGGAGCTTGATTTGGGAGAGATGCCAGTGGGTGACCATTTCTCTGCCGATTCTGGGTCCAAGTCAGAAAGCGAAGAAGACCAGCAGAAAATGTCTGCTTTTGCTGACTTGTTACAGCAAGCCAAAGAGTTGGCGAAAAATGACCCTCGGATGGTGGCAACGATTCTGCGCGAGTGGATGGCCAATGCCTCTGATGACAAAGCCGATCCAAATAAAATATCCTGA